From Methanosarcina lacustris Z-7289, one genomic window encodes:
- a CDS encoding zinc ribbon domain-containing protein, which translates to MTEQTFCRTCGAEILEKSEICPKCGVRQFGVIQNQIKNPGFAAVASFLWVGLGQIYNGEIGKGLLFMVIQIVNALLVFIVIGLVTFPVFWAYGIYDAYKTAEKINNNGV; encoded by the coding sequence GTGACTGAACAAACTTTTTGCCGTACATGTGGTGCAGAGATTTTAGAAAAATCTGAGATATGCCCGAAATGTGGTGTAAGACAATTTGGTGTAATACAAAATCAAATTAAGAATCCAGGATTTGCTGCTGTAGCTTCCTTTTTGTGGGTAGGACTAGGTCAAATATACAACGGGGAGATAGGAAAAGGGCTTCTCTTTATGGTTATTCAAATTGTGAATGCATTATTAGTTTTTATTGTTATTGGATTGGTAACATTTCCTGTATTCTGGGCATATGGTATTTATGATGCGTATAAAACAGCAGAGAAGATAAACAATAATGGTGTATAA
- a CDS encoding heavy metal translocating P-type ATPase codes for MDTDSSKVQVNEPSLSNKEHNSGREMSGNSPEFHDESGSKPAENMPPEGHSEDQTGHAGEKTQTHEPQEEMKPQGHDKHGEMKLQTHDQPEGMKHQGHEMSGGKGHEDHHAHMLADFRKRFIISFILTFPVLLLSPMIQGFFGFELRFPGADILIFLLSSVVYFYGGYPFLKGLKDELAEKSPGMMTLIAVAISVAYFYSSAVVFGLPGGVFFWELVTLIDVMLLGHWLEMRSVMGASRALEELVKIMPSVAHLKKNGETVDVGVDQLKIGDRVLVKPGEKIPVDGTVVEGTSSVNESMLTGESKPVTKKPGNEVIGGSINGEAAFVVEVKKTGKDTYLNQVVELVRTAQESKSKTQDLANRAAMYLTIIALTAGALTFILWSFSGQELVFALERAVTVMVITCPHALGLAIPLVVAVSTSIAAKSGLLIRDRQAFEKARSLEAVIFDKTGTLTEGRFGVTDVVSLSGEDDNTNEKMDDKKILSLAASLEASSEHPIARGILESAREKGIETVQVEKFSSIPGKGIEGIIDGKKFLVVSPGYLEEKGISLNDGKIESENIESENIESENIESEKIEEIKEQGKTVVFLLEGERVLGALALADIIRKESREAISKLKGMGIKCLMLTGDNRYVASWVSRELELDDYFAEVLPHEKAAKVIEVQKQYVTGMVGDGVNDAPALAQADVGIAIGAGTDVAIETADIVLVKNDPRDVLYIIELSRKTYSKMYQNLLWATGYNVFAIPLAAGVLYGYGILLSPAIGAVLMSLSTVIVAINARSLKMG; via the coding sequence ATGGATACTGATAGTTCTAAAGTTCAGGTAAATGAGCCTTCTCTTTCCAATAAAGAACATAACTCCGGAAGGGAAATGTCAGGAAATTCCCCCGAATTTCACGACGAAAGTGGAAGTAAGCCTGCTGAAAATATGCCCCCCGAAGGACATTCGGAAGATCAAACAGGGCATGCCGGAGAGAAAACCCAAACTCATGAGCCGCAAGAAGAGATGAAACCTCAAGGTCATGACAAGCATGGAGAAATGAAACTGCAAACCCATGATCAGCCTGAAGGAATGAAGCATCAGGGGCATGAAATGTCCGGGGGAAAAGGTCATGAAGATCATCATGCGCATATGCTTGCAGATTTTAGAAAAAGGTTCATTATCTCTTTTATACTGACCTTCCCGGTTTTACTGCTCTCTCCCATGATCCAGGGCTTTTTTGGCTTTGAACTTCGTTTTCCCGGTGCGGATATTCTTATCTTTTTGCTGTCCTCGGTTGTTTATTTCTACGGCGGTTATCCGTTTCTCAAAGGGCTGAAAGACGAGCTTGCAGAGAAATCTCCGGGAATGATGACCCTCATAGCTGTTGCTATCAGTGTGGCTTATTTTTACAGCTCTGCTGTGGTTTTTGGGCTTCCCGGGGGAGTCTTTTTCTGGGAACTGGTGACCCTTATCGATGTAATGCTGCTCGGGCACTGGCTGGAGATGCGTTCGGTAATGGGGGCTTCAAGAGCCCTTGAAGAGCTGGTAAAGATCATGCCCTCTGTTGCCCACCTGAAGAAAAATGGCGAAACTGTTGACGTGGGGGTTGACCAGTTAAAAATTGGAGATCGGGTTCTGGTCAAGCCCGGGGAAAAGATTCCTGTTGATGGGACTGTGGTAGAAGGAACAAGCAGCGTTAACGAATCAATGCTTACCGGGGAGTCAAAACCTGTCACGAAAAAACCGGGAAATGAGGTCATAGGCGGTTCGATTAACGGGGAAGCGGCTTTTGTAGTGGAGGTCAAAAAAACAGGAAAGGACACCTATCTCAACCAGGTTGTCGAACTTGTCAGAACCGCTCAGGAAAGCAAATCAAAAACCCAGGACCTGGCAAACAGGGCTGCGATGTACCTCACGATCATAGCCCTGACTGCGGGAGCTCTCACATTTATCCTCTGGAGCTTCTCCGGTCAGGAACTTGTCTTTGCCCTGGAGAGGGCAGTTACTGTAATGGTTATTACCTGTCCGCATGCCCTTGGGTTGGCAATCCCTCTGGTGGTTGCAGTTTCAACATCCATTGCCGCAAAATCCGGGCTTCTTATCCGGGACCGGCAGGCGTTTGAGAAAGCACGCAGCCTTGAAGCTGTAATCTTTGATAAAACAGGTACACTCACTGAAGGCAGGTTTGGAGTCACAGATGTAGTTTCTCTCTCAGGCGAAGACGACAATACGAACGAAAAAATGGATGACAAAAAGATCCTCAGCCTTGCAGCTTCCCTTGAGGCAAGTTCGGAACACCCGATTGCAAGAGGAATCCTTGAAAGTGCCAGGGAAAAAGGGATCGAAACTGTTCAGGTTGAAAAGTTCAGTTCCATTCCAGGAAAAGGAATAGAGGGTATAATCGATGGCAAAAAATTCCTTGTGGTAAGCCCGGGTTACCTTGAAGAAAAAGGAATCAGCCTGAATGACGGGAAAATTGAATCTGAGAATATTGAATCTGAGAATATTGAATCTGAGAATATTGAATCTGAGAAAATTGAAGAAATTAAAGAGCAGGGAAAAACCGTTGTATTTCTGCTTGAAGGGGAGAGGGTGCTTGGAGCCCTTGCGCTTGCTGATATTATCAGGAAAGAGTCAAGGGAAGCAATCTCCAAGCTTAAAGGAATGGGCATAAAATGCCTTATGCTTACCGGGGACAACCGCTATGTTGCTTCCTGGGTGTCCCGGGAACTGGAGCTTGACGACTACTTTGCAGAAGTCCTTCCTCACGAAAAGGCAGCGAAGGTAATTGAAGTCCAGAAGCAGTACGTTACCGGAATGGTCGGAGACGGGGTTAATGATGCTCCTGCCCTTGCCCAGGCTGATGTAGGAATAGCTATCGGGGCAGGCACTGATGTTGCAATCGAAACTGCCGATATCGTGCTGGTTAAAAATGATCCCAGAGATGTTCTGTACATTATTGAGCTTTCCAGAAAAACTTACTCCAAGATGTACCAGAACCTGCTCTGGGCAACCGGGTATAATGTTTTTGCAATTCCGCTTGCAGCAGGAGTACTCTATGGATACGGCATCTTACTGAGCCCTGCCATAGGGGCAGTT